One Streptomyces umbrinus genomic window, ACATGGGCGCCGTAGCCGGTGACGGCACCGACGGACTCCAGCCGGCGGACGCGTTCGGCGACCGCGGCCGGGGACAGCCGGACCCGGCGGCCCAGCTCGCTGAGCCTGATCCGGCCGTCGCTCTGGAGCAGCTCCAGGATCTGCCGGTCCAGGGCGTCGAAGGCCGCCGACGTTTCGTTGGCGGCGGCTCGCAGATGCCGTGGTTCTTTCGGTACCGCGGCCGGATCTCCCATGACTCCCCCTTCAGACCTCACTCGTACGCCGGAAGAATTATGACCACAGGGTCCACGGAACAGGACCGCGGTGAAGGGCATTACGGGAGGGGCGCCGTGCGCGAGGTGTGTGTCATTGGCGGTAACCGGTATTTCGGCAAGAGGCTGATAGCCAGGCTGATGGCCGCGGGAGACAGGGTCACCGTCATCAATCGCGGCTCGTCGCCGCCTCCCCCGGGAACGATTCATCTCGTCGCCGACCGCAACGACGAGAATTCCCTTGAGAAAGCGCTCGGTTCACGGACTTTCGACGTCGTCGTCGACCAGGTCTGCTACACACCCAGGCAGGCGGAGATCGCCCGCCGGGTCTTCGCGGTACGCACCCGGCGATACGTGATGACCTCGACGGTCGAGGTGTACGAGTACGAGGACTCGGCGCAGCTCGTACGCGAAGACGCCGTGAACCCGCGTACGGTCGCCGTCGATCTCGAACTCCCCTGGGACGACCCGGAGTTCCTCGACACCCACTACGGCGAGGGCAAGCGGCAGGCGGAGGCGGTCTTCGCGGCCGACCCCGGGTTTCCGTACGTGACCGTGCGGGTCGCCCATGTGCTGGGCGGGGACGACGACTTCACGGGCCGGCTCGACCACTACGCCGAGCGGATCCGCGCGGGCGAGGCGATCGCCGTCCCCGCAACGAACCACCCCGCGACATACATCCACGTGGAGGAGATCGCCGACTTCCTGATGTGGGCGGCGGGCGAGGAGTTCACCGGGCCGGTGAACGCCGCGTCCCACGGGGTGCTCACCACCGGGGAGTTGTGCGAGGCGCTGACCGAACACCTCCCCGGCGGAAGGACCATGTTCCAGGCCGTGTTCCGGGCCGTCGAGGTCGGGGAGTTCTCGCCGTTCTCCTTCGCGCGTTCGTACGGGATGGACAACGCGCGGGCCACGCGGCTCGGGTTCTCCTTCGGGAAGGCACGGGAATGGCTGCCGCATGCCGTGACGGAGACGCTCGGGGCGAAGGTCAACTGACATGCGATACCGCGCAGTTGGCGGCCTGCGGGTGAGTGCCGTCGGGCTCGGTGCCATGCCGTTGTCCATCGAGGGCCGGCCGGACGAGGGGCGGGCCATGGCCACGGTGCACGCCGCCCTGGACGCGGGCGTCACGCTCCTGGACACGGCGGACTCCTACCACCTGCCCGGGGACGAGCCCGGGCACAACGAGCGTCTCGTGGCCCGTGCCCTCGCCACGTACGGCGGCGACCCGGCCGGCGTCCTGGTGACCACGAAGGGCGGGCGCGGCAGACCGGCCGACGGGAGCTGGACGGTGACGGGGTCTCCCCGGCATCTGAAGTCGGCCGCGGAGGCCTCGCTCAAGCGGCTGGGCGTCGAGGCGATCGGCCTTTACCAGCTCCACAAGCCCGACCCCGCCGTCCCCTTCGAGGAGTCGGTGGGCGCCCTGCGCGACCTGCTCGACGAGGGCAAGATCCGCTACGCCGGCATCTCCAACACGGACGTAGGCCGGATCCGCCGGGCCCACGCCCTCCTCGGCGACCGGCTGGTCTCGGTCCAGAACCGCTACTCCCCCGCCGTCCGGGACAGCGAGCCCGAACTACGGCTCTGCGCCGAGCTGGGACTGGCCTTCCTGCCGTGGAGTCCGCTGGGCGGGATATCGCGGAGCTCGCTGGACGGGCCGTCGCGGCGGCTGCCGCCCGAAGACACCGGCCACTCCACCGGCCCGAGCCACGGCAATGGTCTCGGCGCCTTCCACGCGGTGGCTCGTGAGCGGGGTGTCAGTCCTCAACAGGTCTGTCTGGCCTGGCTGTTGGCCCGCTCGCCCGTGGTCATCCCGATCCCGGGCGCCAGCCGGCCCGGGACGATACGGGACTCGGCGGGCGCGGCGGATCTGGAGCTGACGCCGGAGGAGGTGGCGCGGCTGGAGGCGGGGGTGGGTTCCTGAGGGCGTGTCGAGCCGTGCTCCGTCCAGGGGCCCGGCCCGAAGGGGGGCCAACGGGCACGAACTCGCGGGCGCGTCACACGGTTCGGCTCGCTCGGTCGCCGCGTGGCATGCCTGCGTCGCCGCGTACGACTTCGATCGTGCTCGTCCAGCTGTCGGCGGCGTGGCCGAGGGCGACGGCCTTGTCGTAGACCTCCTTGATCGGGCGGAGGGTGCTCACGTCGAGGCCGCGGTGTTCGGCCCACT contains:
- a CDS encoding reductase, whose product is MAAGDRVTVINRGSSPPPPGTIHLVADRNDENSLEKALGSRTFDVVVDQVCYTPRQAEIARRVFAVRTRRYVMTSTVEVYEYEDSAQLVREDAVNPRTVAVDLELPWDDPEFLDTHYGEGKRQAEAVFAADPGFPYVTVRVAHVLGGDDDFTGRLDHYAERIRAGEAIAVPATNHPATYIHVEEIADFLMWAAGEEFTGPVNAASHGVLTTGELCEALTEHLPGGRTMFQAVFRAVEVGEFSPFSFARSYGMDNARATRLGFSFGKAREWLPHAVTETLGAKVN
- a CDS encoding aldo/keto reductase, with product MRYRAVGGLRVSAVGLGAMPLSIEGRPDEGRAMATVHAALDAGVTLLDTADSYHLPGDEPGHNERLVARALATYGGDPAGVLVTTKGGRGRPADGSWTVTGSPRHLKSAAEASLKRLGVEAIGLYQLHKPDPAVPFEESVGALRDLLDEGKIRYAGISNTDVGRIRRAHALLGDRLVSVQNRYSPAVRDSEPELRLCAELGLAFLPWSPLGGISRSSLDGPSRRLPPEDTGHSTGPSHGNGLGAFHAVARERGVSPQQVCLAWLLARSPVVIPIPGASRPGTIRDSAGAADLELTPEEVARLEAGVGS